The Mauremys reevesii isolate NIE-2019 linkage group 1, ASM1616193v1, whole genome shotgun sequence genome has a segment encoding these proteins:
- the LOC120372325 gene encoding LOW QUALITY PROTEIN: solute carrier family 2, facilitated glucose transporter member 1-like (The sequence of the model RefSeq protein was modified relative to this genomic sequence to represent the inferred CDS: inserted 1 base in 1 codon), protein MPYRWRNSILIANSFSLMAVAFMGVSKIAGSLEALIVGRFLIGLFCGLNMTLIPLYIQEISPTXVRGAFSTMNQLSQTVGIFVGQIMSLENVMGTSRWWPLMLSLSAIPAILQYLTLPFCPESPRYFIINCHEDELAARELQRLRGTQDVLEEIEEMKEEAANLKGTEDVTMLRLFIVPSYKQPILIALILNTSTQLSGFNAIINYSTKIFRLAGVAHPTHTTMGIGAINILFTIFSVFLVERLGRRSLLMFGQFVMALCSMLLTLSIATLGEVPWTKYFLILALFTMVAFYEIGPGPISWYITAELFSQSARPVTMGLTSSWNWFHKFIVAMFYQPLLVRDMDIRIAGVTFAGFQ, encoded by the exons ATGCCCTACAGATG GCGCAATTCCATCCTGATTGCTAACTCCTTCTCCCTCATGGCCGTGGCATTCATGGGCGTCTCCAAGATTGCAGGCTCCCTGGAGGCACTGATTGTGGGGCGCTTCCTCATTGGACTCTTCTGTGGACTCAACATGACCCTGATTCCCCTTTATATCCAGGAGATATCCCCAA AGGTCCGTGGGGCCTTCTCCACCATGAACCAGCTGTCTCAGACAGTGGGCATCTTCGTTGGGCAG ATCATGAGCCTGGAGAACGTCATGGGCACTAGCCGATGGTGGCCACTCATGCTGTCCTTGTCTGCCATACCTGCCATCCTCCAGTACCTCACCCTCCCTTTTTGCCCCGAGAGCCCCCGTTACTTTATCATCAATTGCCATGAAGATGAACTGGCTGCCAGAG AACTCCAGAGGCTCAGAGGTACCCAAGACGTCTTGGAAGAGATTGAGGAGATGAAGGAAGAAGCAGCCAACCTTAAGGGAACAGAGGATGTTACCATGCTGAGACTATTCATTGTCCCCAGCTACAAGCAGCCCATCCTGATTGCTCTCATTCTTAATACCAGCACCCAGCTGTCAGGGTTCAATGCT ATAATCAACTATTCCACAAAAATATTCCGGCTAGCTGGTGTTGCCCATCCCACACACACCACCATGGGAATTGGGGCCATTAACATCCTCTTCACAATATTCTCT GTCTTCCTTGTAGAGAGACTGGGCCGGAGGAGCCTGCTCATGTTTGGTCAGTTTGTTATGGCTTTATGCAGTATGCTGCTCACTCTTTCCATTGCTACACTG GGTGAAGTGCCATGGACAAAGTACTTTCTCATCTTGGCCCTTTTCACCATGGTGGCATTCTATGAGATTGGTCCTGGTCCCATATCTTGGTACATCACAGCAGAGCTCTTCAGCCAATCAGCACGTCCTGTCACCATGGGGCTCACCAGTAGTTGGAACTGGTTTCATAAATTCATCGTAGCCATGTTCTATCAGCCGCTCCTGGTAAGGGATATGGATATAAGGATCGCCGGGGTGACCTTTGCTGGTTTCCAGTGA
- the LOC120380206 gene encoding solute carrier family 2, facilitated glucose transporter member 3-like: protein MESKKKITCPLLSAVSIAAIGSLQFGYNTGVINAPEKIIQAFFNQTLELRRGTPTSSELLTSLWSLSVAIFSVGGMIGSFSVGLFVNRFGRRNSMLLVNILAVVGGILMGFSKMAKAVEMLILGRFIIGLFCGLSTGFVPMYISEISPTALRGAFGTLNQLGIVVGILVAQIFGLKEIMGSESLWPLLLGFTVIPAILQCAALPFCPESPRFLLINKMEEEKAQAVLQKLRGTQDVAQDIQEMKEESTKMSQEKKATVPELFRSPNYRQAIIIAIVLQLSQQLSGINAVFYYSTGIFEKAGVKQPVYATIGAGVVNTVFTVVSLFLVERAGRRTLHLVGLGGMALCAVLMTIALTLKDVLSWISYISIVAIFGFVAFFEIGPGPIPWFIVAELFSQGPRPAAVAVAGCSNWTSNFLVGMLFPYAEKLCGPYVFIIFIVFLVIFFVFTFFKVPETRGRTFEDISKGFEGQAAVEKSPMVELKGVGSANDVTSNI from the exons aaaATTACTTGTCCCCTTCTCAGTGCCGTTTCCATTGCGGCCATTGGATCGCTCCAGTTTGGGTACAACACGGGTGTCATCAATGCACCTGAGAAG ATTATTCAGGCATTCTTCAATCAAACATTGGAGTTGCGGAGAGGAACCCCAACCTCCTCTGAGCTTCTGACCTCGCTGTGGTCCCTCTCCGTCGCCATCTTCTCCGTGGGAGGGATGATCGGCTCCTTCTCTGTTGGACTTTTCGTCAACCGATTTGGAAG GCGGAACTCCATGCTACTGGTGAACATCCTGGCCGTCGTGGGTGGCATCCTGATGGGCTTCTCCAAGATGGCAAAAGCAGTAGAGATGCTGATCCTTGGCCGCTTTATCATTGGCCTCTTTTGTGGCCTCAGCACTGGCTTTGTGCCCATGTACATTAGCGAGATCTCACCCACCGCCCTGCGTGGCGCCTTTGGCACCCTCAACCAGTTGGGCATCGTTGTGGGCATCTTGGTGGCACAG ATTTTCGGCTTGAAGGAAATCATGGGGAGTGAGAGCCTCTGGCCACTGCTTTTGGGGTTCACTGTCATCCCAGCCATCCTACAGTGTGCTGCTCTGCCCTTCTGCCCTGAGAGTCCCCGTTTCCTGCTGATCAACAAGATGGAGGAAGAGAAAGCGCAAGCAg TTCTCCAGAAGCTCCGTGGTACACAGGATGTGGCCCAAGACATCCAAGAGATGAAAGAGGAGAGCACCAAGATGTCccaggagaagaaagcaacagtGCCGGAGCTCTTCCGCTCACCTAATTACCGCCAGGCCATCATCATTGCCATCGTACTCCAGCTCTCCCAGCAGCTCTCGGGCATCAATGCT GTGTTTTATTACTCCACGGGGATTTTCGAAAAAGCTGGTGTCAAGCAGCCTGTCTATGCCACCATTGGTGCTGGTGTGGTTAACACAGTCTTCACTGTTGTATCG CTGTTCCTGGTGGAGCGTGCAGGGCGCAGGACCCTTCATTTGGTCGGCTTGGGAGGCATGGCTCTCTGTGCTGTTCTCATGACCATAGCTTTGACACTTAAG GATGTCTTGAGCTGGATTAGCTATATCAGCATCGTTGCCATCTTTGGCTTTGTGGCCTTTTTTGAAATTGGCCCCGGTCCTATTCCCTGGTTCATTGTGGCTGAACTCTTCAGTCAAGGTCCCCGTCCTGCAGCTGTGGCAGTGGCTGGTTGCTCCAACTGGACCTCCAATTTCTTGGTGGGAATGCTCTTCCCCTATGCAGAG AAATTGTGTGGTCCCTATGTCTTCATCATCTTCATTGTTTTCCTGGTCATCTTCTTTGTCTTCACCTTCTTCAAAGTCCCAGAGACCAGGGGCAGGACTTTTGAAGACATCTCCAAGGGCTTTGAAGGACAAGCAGCAGTGGAGAAAAGCCCCATGGTGGAACTGAAGGGCGTAGGGTCTGCTAATGATGTTACCTCAAATATTTAA